One Candidatus Zixiibacteriota bacterium genomic window carries:
- a CDS encoding cupin domain-containing protein produces the protein MPVRKYAEIEKVEVNTADAVGVTKMVPVGKNEGWEGYTLRVFKIAPGGHTPRHTHDWEHVNYIISGKGKLFLDGKEYEMSEKDFAFVPPNALHQFQNPYDKDFEFICVVPNRGEY, from the coding sequence ATGCCGGTTAGAAAATATGCGGAAATCGAAAAGGTTGAAGTGAATACGGCTGATGCGGTCGGGGTGACCAAAATGGTCCCGGTGGGAAAAAATGAAGGATGGGAGGGATACACTTTGCGGGTTTTCAAGATTGCCCCCGGCGGACACACCCCGCGACACACCCACGACTGGGAGCATGTCAATTATATCATTTCCGGAAAGGGAAAGCTGTTTCTTGACGGCAAGGAATATGAAATGAGTGAGAAGGATTTTGCCTTTGTTCCCCCGAATGCGCTTCACCAGTTCCAGAACCCGTACGATAAGGATTTTGAGTTTATCTGCGTTGTCCCCAACAGGGGCGAGTATTAG